The Rana temporaria chromosome 4, aRanTem1.1, whole genome shotgun sequence genome contains a region encoding:
- the LOC120936998 gene encoding protein ALP1-like, producing MDTYFRNSIPPVERLIITLRYLSTGQSLGSLHYAFRIGKSTASYIIRDTCSAIWEVLQEVVFKKPTAQEWAQIAEVFWQRCNFPNCVGAIDGKHIRIVKPMRSGSEFFNYKKYFSFVLMAVADANYCFTYIDIGSYGSSADSTIFGNSNFGQMLRSDDLDLPQCRPLPGTNGPPLPSVFVGDEAFSLGTNLLRPYSGHSLTEERRVFNYRLTRARRVVECTFGILANKWRLLHTPIVLNMQNAVTAVKAACALHNFVRQRDGFDFEEPVTETLERAQWTGVRGNRQGSHVRDQYAAYFMSPEGQVPWQLDSI from the exons ATGGACACCTATTTCCGCAATTCCATACCCCCTGTGGAGCGACTTATCATCACACTGAG atATTTATCAACTGGACAGTCTCTAGGAAGTCTACATTATGCCTTCCGTATAGGCAAGTCGACAGCGAGTTATATTATACGTGACACCTGCTCTGCTATATGGGAGGTTCTCCAGGAAGTAGTGTTCAAGAAACCTACTGCACAGGAATGGGCACAGATTGCGGAGGTATTCTGGCAACGCTGCAACTTTCCTAATTGTgtcggagcaatagatgggaagcataTTAGGATTGTGAAGCCCATGAGAAGTGGAAGTGAATTCTTCAATTACAAGAAATATTTCTCTTTTGTATTGATGGCTGTAGCAGATGCAAACTACTGTTTTACTTACATAGACATTGGGTCATATGGGAGCAGCGCGGACTCAACCATCTTTGGAAACTCGAACTTTGGTCAAATGCTGCGATCAGATGATCTTGACCTACCACAATGCCGTCCTCTCCCAGGCACAAATGGCCCTCCACTACCAAGTGTCTTTGTGGGTGATGAGGCCTTTTCTTTGGGGACAAACCTCCTGCGGCCTTATTCGGGGCATAGTTTGACAGAGGAGAGAAGGGTATTCAACTACCGCCTAACCCGGGCACGGCGAGTAGTTGAATGCACTTTTGGAATACTTGCCAATAAGTGGCGGCTTCTGCACACTCCCATAGTGTTAAACATGCAGAATGCCGTCACGGCTGTCAAAGCTGCGTGCGCCTTGCACAATTTTGTAAGGCAGCGCGATGGCTTCGATTTCGAAGAACCGGTTACTGAGACTCTGGAAAGAGCTCAGTGGACTGGTGTCCGTGGGAACAGGCAGGGCTCCCATGTACGGGATCAGTATGCCGCATATTTTATGTCTCCTGAAGGACAGGTGCCATGGCAGCTGGATTCcatttaa